The following coding sequences lie in one Arabidopsis thaliana chromosome 3, partial sequence genomic window:
- the Nek7 gene encoding NIMA-related kinase 7 (NIMA-related kinase 7 (Nek7); FUNCTIONS IN: protein tyrosine kinase activity, protein kinase activity, kinase activity, ATP binding; INVOLVED IN: protein amino acid phosphorylation; EXPRESSED IN: 21 plant structures; EXPRESSED DURING: 13 growth stages; CONTAINS InterPro DOMAIN/s: Protein kinase, catalytic domain (InterPro:IPR000719), Tyrosine-protein kinase, active site (InterPro:IPR008266), Serine/threonine-protein kinase-like domain (InterPro:IPR017442), Protein kinase-like domain (InterPro:IPR011009); BEST Arabidopsis thaliana protein match is: NIMA-related kinase 5 (TAIR:AT3G20860.1); Has 97728 Blast hits to 96752 proteins in 2792 species: Archae - 79; Bacteria - 10263; Metazoa - 38148; Fungi - 10471; Plants - 20939; Viruses - 426; Other Eukaryotes - 17402 (source: NCBI BLink).) → MQMEANDCQEEHKFTLDNYHVVEQVRRGKSSSDFVVLHDIEDKKYAMKKICLAKHTDKLKQTALQEMKLLSSLKNPYIVHYEDSWIDNDNNACIFTAYYEGGNMANAIKKARGKLFPEERIFKWLAQLLLAVNYLHSNRVVHMDLTCSNIFLPKDDHVQLGNYGLAKLINPEKPVSMVSGISNSMCPEVLEDQPYGYKSDIWSLGCCMYEITAHQPAFKAPDMAGLINKINRSLMSPLPIVYSSTLKQMIKLMLRKKPEYRPTACELLRNPSLQPYLLQCQNLSPIYLPVFPIKPVNSPKDKARRNSLPGKFGKERVSREKSEVSRSLENLYPFWTNTETGSSSSSQPASSTNGAEDKLETKRIDPSCDTLKISEFTSQKSDESLIDPDIAVYSTETPAEENALPKETENIFSEESQLRDVDVGVVSAQEVACSPPRAIEEAETQEALPKPKEQITVPISSVAHSSTEVAAAKDHLSGSLEGDKAKMVKLTASEMSSVLSKLTKLGPPQSKERADALECLLEKCAGLVKQEKYEELAGLLTPFGEDGVSARDTAIWFAKTLLSSDKLNQGT, encoded by the exons atGCAAATGGAGGCTAATGACTGTCAAGAGGAACATAAGTTCACTCTCGACAACTATCATGTCGTGGAGCAGGTTAGAAGAGGCAAGTCCTCTTCCGATTTCGTGGTTCTTCATGATATTGAAGACAAAAA GTATgcaatgaagaagatttgCCTAGCGAAACACACGGACAAGTTAAAGCAAACCGCTTTACAAGAG ATGAAATTGCTCTCAAGCTTAAAGAATCCTTATATCGTGCATTATGAAGATTCTTGGATTGACAAT gACAATAATGCCTGCATTTTTACTGCTTACTATGAGGGAGGGAACAT GGCTAATGCTATTAAGAAAGCGAGAGGAAAATTATTCCCGGAGGAA AGAATCTTTAAATGGTTGGCACAATTGTTACTGGCTGTTAACTATTTGCACTCAAACCGTGTAGTTCACATGGATCTAACG TGTTCAAATATTTTCCTGCCGAAAGATGATCACGTCCAGCTTG GTAATTATGGTCTGGCGAAACTTATAAATCCAGAAAAGCCTGTTTCCATG GTTTCGGGTATCTCTAACAGCATGTGCCCTGAGGTATTAGAAGATCAACCATATGGATATAAATCTGACATATGGTCGCTGG GTTGTTGTATGTATGAAATTACAGCACACCAGCCTGCGTTTAAAGCTCCG GATATGGCTGGACTcatcaataaaataaacagaTCCCTTATGTCTCCTCTTCCGATCGTCTACTCCTCTACCTT GAAACAAATGATAAAGCTTATGCTTAGGAAGAAACCAGAATATCGGCCAACA GCCTGCGAATTGTTAAGAAACCCATCTCTACAACCATACCTTCTTCAATGCCAAAACCTGTCGCCTATTTATCTTCCGGTTTTCCCGATAAAGCCGGTAAATAGTCCGAAGGataaagcaagaagaaactcatTGCCAGGAAAGTTTGGAAAGGAAAGAGTTTCAAGAGAGAAGAGCGAGGTGTCCCGCAGTTTGGAAAATCTATATCCATTTTGGACGAATACAGAGACTGGATCTAGCAGCTCATCGCAACCGGCATCATCTACGAATGGCGCAGAAGACaaacttgaaacaaaaagaatcgATCCAAGCTGTGACACATTGAAGATTTCTGAGTTTACAAGCCAGAAGTCGGATGAGAGCTTAATTGATCCTGATATTGCAGTTTACTCTACAGAAACGCCAGCCGAAGAAAATGCTCTGccaaaagaaactgaaaatataTTCTCTGAGGAATCTCAGTTACGTGATGTTGATGTTGGGGTTGTGAGTGCACAAGAAGTAGCATGTTCCCCTCCAAGAGCCATCGAAGAAGCTGAAACTCAGGAGGCATTACCTAAACCAAAGGAACAGATAACAGTGCCCATTTCTAGTGTTGCACATTCATCTACTGAAGTTGCAGCAGCAAAAGACCATTTGTCTGGAAGCCTTGAGGGCGATAAAGCAAAGATGGTGAAACTAACAGCGAGTGAAATGTCATCGGTACTAAGTAAGCTCACAAAATTGGGTCCGCCGCAGAGTAAAGAAAGGGCAGATGCATTAGAGTGTTTATTGGAGAAATGTGCAGGGCTTGTAAAGCAAGAGAAATATGAAGAACTTGCTGGTTTGCTTACACCATTTGGGGAAGATGGTGTCTCGGCTAGGGACACTGCAATTTGGTTCGCAAAGACACTCTTGTCGTCTGACAAACTCAACCAAGGAACCTGA
- the Nek7 gene encoding NIMA-related kinase 7 has translation MKLLSSLKNPYIVHYEDSWIDNDNNACIFTAYYEGGNMANAIKKARGKLFPEERIFKWLAQLLLAVNYLHSNRVVHMDLTCSNIFLPKDDHVQLGNYGLAKLINPEKPVSMVSGISNSMCPEVLEDQPYGYKSDIWSLGCCMYEITAHQPAFKAPDMAGLINKINRSLMSPLPIVYSSTLKQMIKLMLRKKPEYRPTACELLRNPSLQPYLLQCQNLSPIYLPVFPIKPVNSPKDKARRNSLPGKFGKERVSREKSEVSRSLENLYPFWTNTETGSSSSSQPASSTNGAEDKLETKRIDPSCDTLKISEFTSQKSDESLIDPDIAVYSTETPAEENALPKETENIFSEESQLRDVDVGVVSAQEVACSPPRAIEEAETQEALPKPKEQITVPISSVAHSSTEVAAAKDHLSGSLEGDKAKMVKLTASEMSSVLSKLTKLGPPQSKERADALECLLEKCAGLVKQEKYEELAGLLTPFGEDGVSARDTAIWFAKTLLSSDKLNQGT, from the exons ATGAAATTGCTCTCAAGCTTAAAGAATCCTTATATCGTGCATTATGAAGATTCTTGGATTGACAAT gACAATAATGCCTGCATTTTTACTGCTTACTATGAGGGAGGGAACAT GGCTAATGCTATTAAGAAAGCGAGAGGAAAATTATTCCCGGAGGAA AGAATCTTTAAATGGTTGGCACAATTGTTACTGGCTGTTAACTATTTGCACTCAAACCGTGTAGTTCACATGGATCTAACG TGTTCAAATATTTTCCTGCCGAAAGATGATCACGTCCAGCTTG GTAATTATGGTCTGGCGAAACTTATAAATCCAGAAAAGCCTGTTTCCATG GTTTCGGGTATCTCTAACAGCATGTGCCCTGAGGTATTAGAAGATCAACCATATGGATATAAATCTGACATATGGTCGCTGG GTTGTTGTATGTATGAAATTACAGCACACCAGCCTGCGTTTAAAGCTCCG GATATGGCTGGACTcatcaataaaataaacagaTCCCTTATGTCTCCTCTTCCGATCGTCTACTCCTCTACCTT GAAACAAATGATAAAGCTTATGCTTAGGAAGAAACCAGAATATCGGCCAACA GCCTGCGAATTGTTAAGAAACCCATCTCTACAACCATACCTTCTTCAATGCCAAAACCTGTCGCCTATTTATCTTCCGGTTTTCCCGATAAAGCCGGTAAATAGTCCGAAGGataaagcaagaagaaactcatTGCCAGGAAAGTTTGGAAAGGAAAGAGTTTCAAGAGAGAAGAGCGAGGTGTCCCGCAGTTTGGAAAATCTATATCCATTTTGGACGAATACAGAGACTGGATCTAGCAGCTCATCGCAACCGGCATCATCTACGAATGGCGCAGAAGACaaacttgaaacaaaaagaatcgATCCAAGCTGTGACACATTGAAGATTTCTGAGTTTACAAGCCAGAAGTCGGATGAGAGCTTAATTGATCCTGATATTGCAGTTTACTCTACAGAAACGCCAGCCGAAGAAAATGCTCTGccaaaagaaactgaaaatataTTCTCTGAGGAATCTCAGTTACGTGATGTTGATGTTGGGGTTGTGAGTGCACAAGAAGTAGCATGTTCCCCTCCAAGAGCCATCGAAGAAGCTGAAACTCAGGAGGCATTACCTAAACCAAAGGAACAGATAACAGTGCCCATTTCTAGTGTTGCACATTCATCTACTGAAGTTGCAGCAGCAAAAGACCATTTGTCTGGAAGCCTTGAGGGCGATAAAGCAAAGATGGTGAAACTAACAGCGAGTGAAATGTCATCGGTACTAAGTAAGCTCACAAAATTGGGTCCGCCGCAGAGTAAAGAAAGGGCAGATGCATTAGAGTGTTTATTGGAGAAATGTGCAGGGCTTGTAAAGCAAGAGAAATATGAAGAACTTGCTGGTTTGCTTACACCATTTGGGGAAGATGGTGTCTCGGCTAGGGACACTGCAATTTGGTTCGCAAAGACACTCTTGTCGTCTGACAAACTCAACCAAGGAACCTGA
- a CDS encoding golgin family A protein (BEST Arabidopsis thaliana protein match is: Frigida-like protein (TAIR:AT5G27220.1); Has 43637 Blast hits to 24906 proteins in 1566 species: Archae - 743; Bacteria - 4122; Metazoa - 22377; Fungi - 2585; Plants - 1803; Viruses - 158; Other Eukaryotes - 11849 (source: NCBI BLink).): protein MEVKKLRVAKWKKERLRRSLMKAESKASDVLSFTLSWRDLESHFDSIESDLVKRSQEIESKEKHLEKRSHELESKGKILEKRAREINTADGFRRDFEEKQRKLDRLKREIESEEKKRFLVQKLNRERKFELKRTREQVEALQKNDMKLDVKHSKEMSEELLVQQEKYEEILKKKKLEEKKLKDCTRDLALREGDLRWVSMRMTKRCEELRWEKKKNLVLCKRNEEAERKLKHLNRALEEKQKEVDLIEKRLGEWRDVKGRGNGDTSGDE, encoded by the coding sequence ATGGAAGTGAAAAAGTTAAGAGTCGCCAAGTGGAAGAAAGAGCGTCTTCGTAGATCATTGATGAAGGCCGAGTCTAAAGCCTCTGATGTATTGTCCTTCACGCTATCATGGAGAGATCTAGAATCTCATTTTGATTCAATTGAATCAGATCTTGTGAAGAGGTCACAAGAAATAGAGTCGAAGGAGAAACATCTAGAGAAGAGGTCACATGAGTTAGagtcaaaaggaaaaattctGGAGAAAAGGGCTCGAGAGATTAATACAGCTGATGGATTTAGAAGAGACTTTGAAGAAAAGCAGAGGAAACTAGATAGGCTAAAGAGAGAGATCGAATCTGAGGAAAAGAAACGTTTTCTGGTTCAGAAATTGAACCGAGAACGTAAGTTTGAGCTAAAGCGGACAAGAGAGCAAGTGGAAGCGTTGCAgaagaatgatatgaaactGGATGTTAAACATTCCAAGGAGATGTCGGAGGAGCTACTGGTTCAACAGGAGAAGTACGAagagatcttgaagaagaagaagttggaggagaagaaacttAAAGATTGTACCAGAGATCTTGCACTGAGAGAAGGAGACCTTCGATGGGTGAGTATGCGAATGACAAAGCGTTGTGAGGAACTGAggtgggaaaagaaaaagaatcttgtGTTATGTAAACGTAACGAGGAAGCAGAAAGGAAGCTGAAACACTTGAACAGAGCACTAGAGGAGAAACAGAAAGAGGTCGATTTGATTGAGAAGAGACTCGGTGAATGGAGAGACGTGAAGGGAAGAGGAAACGGAGATACCAGTGGAGATGAATGA
- the Nek7 gene encoding NIMA-related kinase 7 (NIMA-related kinase 7 (Nek7); FUNCTIONS IN: protein serine/threonine kinase activity, protein tyrosine kinase activity, protein kinase activity, kinase activity, ATP binding; INVOLVED IN: protein amino acid phosphorylation; EXPRESSED IN: 21 plant structures; EXPRESSED DURING: 13 growth stages; CONTAINS InterPro DOMAIN/s: Protein kinase, catalytic domain (InterPro:IPR000719), Serine/threonine-protein kinase domain (InterPro:IPR002290), Tyrosine-protein kinase, active site (InterPro:IPR008266), Tyrosine-protein kinase, catalytic domain (InterPro:IPR020635), Serine/threonine-protein kinase-like domain (InterPro:IPR017442), Protein kinase-like domain (InterPro:IPR011009); BEST Arabidopsis thaliana protein match is: NIMA-related kinase 5 (TAIR:AT3G20860.1).) has product MQMEANDCQEEHKFTLDNYHVVEQVRRGKSSSDFVVLHDIEDKKYAMKKICLAKHTDKLKQTALQEISRAVINYDLMKLLSSLKNPYIVHYEDSWIDNDNNACIFTAYYEGGNMANAIKKARGKLFPEERIFKWLAQLLLAVNYLHSNRVVHMDLTCSNIFLPKDDHVQLGNYGLAKLINPEKPVSMVSGISNSMCPEVLEDQPYGYKSDIWSLGCCMYEITAHQPAFKAPDMAGLINKINRSLMSPLPIVYSSTLKQMIKLMLRKKPEYRPTACELLRNPSLQPYLLQCQNLSPIYLPVFPIKPVNSPKDKARRNSLPGKFGKERVSREKSEVSRSLENLYPFWTNTETGSSSSSQPASSTNGAEDKLETKRIDPSCDTLKISEFTSQKSDESLIDPDIAVYSTETPAEENALPKETENIFSEESQLRDVDVGVVSAQEVACSPPRAIEEAETQEALPKPKEQITVPISSVAHSSTEVAAAKDHLSGSLEGDKAKMVKLTASEMSSVLSKLTKLGPPQSKERADALECLLEKCAGLVKQEKYEELAGLLTPFGEDGVSARDTAIWFAKTLLSSDKLNQGT; this is encoded by the exons atGCAAATGGAGGCTAATGACTGTCAAGAGGAACATAAGTTCACTCTCGACAACTATCATGTCGTGGAGCAGGTTAGAAGAGGCAAGTCCTCTTCCGATTTCGTGGTTCTTCATGATATTGAAGACAAAAA GTATgcaatgaagaagatttgCCTAGCGAAACACACGGACAAGTTAAAGCAAACCGCTTTACAAGAG ATTAGCAGAGCTGTTATAAATTATGATCTG ATGAAATTGCTCTCAAGCTTAAAGAATCCTTATATCGTGCATTATGAAGATTCTTGGATTGACAAT gACAATAATGCCTGCATTTTTACTGCTTACTATGAGGGAGGGAACAT GGCTAATGCTATTAAGAAAGCGAGAGGAAAATTATTCCCGGAGGAA AGAATCTTTAAATGGTTGGCACAATTGTTACTGGCTGTTAACTATTTGCACTCAAACCGTGTAGTTCACATGGATCTAACG TGTTCAAATATTTTCCTGCCGAAAGATGATCACGTCCAGCTTG GTAATTATGGTCTGGCGAAACTTATAAATCCAGAAAAGCCTGTTTCCATG GTTTCGGGTATCTCTAACAGCATGTGCCCTGAGGTATTAGAAGATCAACCATATGGATATAAATCTGACATATGGTCGCTGG GTTGTTGTATGTATGAAATTACAGCACACCAGCCTGCGTTTAAAGCTCCG GATATGGCTGGACTcatcaataaaataaacagaTCCCTTATGTCTCCTCTTCCGATCGTCTACTCCTCTACCTT GAAACAAATGATAAAGCTTATGCTTAGGAAGAAACCAGAATATCGGCCAACA GCCTGCGAATTGTTAAGAAACCCATCTCTACAACCATACCTTCTTCAATGCCAAAACCTGTCGCCTATTTATCTTCCGGTTTTCCCGATAAAGCCGGTAAATAGTCCGAAGGataaagcaagaagaaactcatTGCCAGGAAAGTTTGGAAAGGAAAGAGTTTCAAGAGAGAAGAGCGAGGTGTCCCGCAGTTTGGAAAATCTATATCCATTTTGGACGAATACAGAGACTGGATCTAGCAGCTCATCGCAACCGGCATCATCTACGAATGGCGCAGAAGACaaacttgaaacaaaaagaatcgATCCAAGCTGTGACACATTGAAGATTTCTGAGTTTACAAGCCAGAAGTCGGATGAGAGCTTAATTGATCCTGATATTGCAGTTTACTCTACAGAAACGCCAGCCGAAGAAAATGCTCTGccaaaagaaactgaaaatataTTCTCTGAGGAATCTCAGTTACGTGATGTTGATGTTGGGGTTGTGAGTGCACAAGAAGTAGCATGTTCCCCTCCAAGAGCCATCGAAGAAGCTGAAACTCAGGAGGCATTACCTAAACCAAAGGAACAGATAACAGTGCCCATTTCTAGTGTTGCACATTCATCTACTGAAGTTGCAGCAGCAAAAGACCATTTGTCTGGAAGCCTTGAGGGCGATAAAGCAAAGATGGTGAAACTAACAGCGAGTGAAATGTCATCGGTACTAAGTAAGCTCACAAAATTGGGTCCGCCGCAGAGTAAAGAAAGGGCAGATGCATTAGAGTGTTTATTGGAGAAATGTGCAGGGCTTGTAAAGCAAGAGAAATATGAAGAACTTGCTGGTTTGCTTACACCATTTGGGGAAGATGGTGTCTCGGCTAGGGACACTGCAATTTGGTTCGCAAAGACACTCTTGTCGTCTGACAAACTCAACCAAGGAACCTGA
- the Nek7 gene encoding NIMA-related kinase 7 has protein sequence MNKLKGFLHRFFFFSQDNNACIFTAYYEGGNMANAIKKARGKLFPEERIFKWLAQLLLAVNYLHSNRVVHMDLTCSNIFLPKDDHVQLGNYGLAKLINPEKPVSMVSGISNSMCPEVLEDQPYGYKSDIWSLGCCMYEITAHQPAFKAPDMAGLINKINRSLMSPLPIVYSSTLKQMIKLMLRKKPEYRPTACELLRNPSLQPYLLQCQNLSPIYLPVFPIKPVNSPKDKARRNSLPGKFGKERVSREKSEVSRSLENLYPFWTNTETGSSSSSQPASSTNGAEDKLETKRIDPSCDTLKISEFTSQKSDESLIDPDIAVYSTETPAEENALPKETENIFSEESQLRDVDVGVVSAQEVACSPPRAIEEAETQEALPKPKEQITVPISSVAHSSTEVAAAKDHLSGSLEGDKAKMVKLTASEMSSVLSKLTKLGPPQSKERADALECLLEKCAGLVKQEKYEELAGLLTPFGEDGVSARDTAIWFAKTLLSSDKLNQGT, from the exons ATGAACAAGTTAAAAGGATTTCTTCacagattctttttcttttcacaggACAATAATGCCTGCATTTTTACTGCTTACTATGAGGGAGGGAACAT GGCTAATGCTATTAAGAAAGCGAGAGGAAAATTATTCCCGGAGGAA AGAATCTTTAAATGGTTGGCACAATTGTTACTGGCTGTTAACTATTTGCACTCAAACCGTGTAGTTCACATGGATCTAACG TGTTCAAATATTTTCCTGCCGAAAGATGATCACGTCCAGCTTG GTAATTATGGTCTGGCGAAACTTATAAATCCAGAAAAGCCTGTTTCCATG GTTTCGGGTATCTCTAACAGCATGTGCCCTGAGGTATTAGAAGATCAACCATATGGATATAAATCTGACATATGGTCGCTGG GTTGTTGTATGTATGAAATTACAGCACACCAGCCTGCGTTTAAAGCTCCG GATATGGCTGGACTcatcaataaaataaacagaTCCCTTATGTCTCCTCTTCCGATCGTCTACTCCTCTACCTT GAAACAAATGATAAAGCTTATGCTTAGGAAGAAACCAGAATATCGGCCAACA GCCTGCGAATTGTTAAGAAACCCATCTCTACAACCATACCTTCTTCAATGCCAAAACCTGTCGCCTATTTATCTTCCGGTTTTCCCGATAAAGCCGGTAAATAGTCCGAAGGataaagcaagaagaaactcatTGCCAGGAAAGTTTGGAAAGGAAAGAGTTTCAAGAGAGAAGAGCGAGGTGTCCCGCAGTTTGGAAAATCTATATCCATTTTGGACGAATACAGAGACTGGATCTAGCAGCTCATCGCAACCGGCATCATCTACGAATGGCGCAGAAGACaaacttgaaacaaaaagaatcgATCCAAGCTGTGACACATTGAAGATTTCTGAGTTTACAAGCCAGAAGTCGGATGAGAGCTTAATTGATCCTGATATTGCAGTTTACTCTACAGAAACGCCAGCCGAAGAAAATGCTCTGccaaaagaaactgaaaatataTTCTCTGAGGAATCTCAGTTACGTGATGTTGATGTTGGGGTTGTGAGTGCACAAGAAGTAGCATGTTCCCCTCCAAGAGCCATCGAAGAAGCTGAAACTCAGGAGGCATTACCTAAACCAAAGGAACAGATAACAGTGCCCATTTCTAGTGTTGCACATTCATCTACTGAAGTTGCAGCAGCAAAAGACCATTTGTCTGGAAGCCTTGAGGGCGATAAAGCAAAGATGGTGAAACTAACAGCGAGTGAAATGTCATCGGTACTAAGTAAGCTCACAAAATTGGGTCCGCCGCAGAGTAAAGAAAGGGCAGATGCATTAGAGTGTTTATTGGAGAAATGTGCAGGGCTTGTAAAGCAAGAGAAATATGAAGAACTTGCTGGTTTGCTTACACCATTTGGGGAAGATGGTGTCTCGGCTAGGGACACTGCAATTTGGTTCGCAAAGACACTCTTGTCGTCTGACAAACTCAACCAAGGAACCTGA